One genomic region from Croceicoccus sp. YJ47 encodes:
- a CDS encoding glutathione S-transferase family protein — protein MITIYGNLPQRVVRCLWALEELGMPYEQVSVPDKSNDAFRALNPAGKTPVLVDDDFVLTESCAINAYLSARSGGALMPDDIRGRARVEQWTDWAITEVEFHFTVMVREMRRAAGAGENPDQAVITSCLSQVSDTVALLEAHLAKGHDYVAGEAFSIGDINVCFPVAGIAGQIDMAPFPHVANWIARCQGRDAWQRVQSADESGLREI, from the coding sequence ATGATCACGATCTATGGAAACCTACCGCAACGGGTCGTGCGCTGCCTGTGGGCGCTGGAGGAGCTGGGCATGCCGTATGAGCAGGTGTCCGTGCCCGACAAATCCAACGATGCTTTCCGCGCCCTCAATCCGGCCGGCAAGACGCCTGTGCTGGTGGATGACGACTTCGTGTTGACCGAGTCCTGCGCGATCAATGCCTATCTCTCGGCAAGGTCGGGCGGGGCGCTCATGCCGGATGACATCCGTGGCCGGGCGCGGGTCGAGCAGTGGACCGATTGGGCCATCACGGAAGTGGAGTTCCACTTCACCGTCATGGTTCGGGAGATGCGGCGTGCCGCCGGCGCGGGCGAAAATCCGGACCAGGCCGTGATAACGTCGTGCCTTTCACAGGTTTCCGACACGGTCGCCCTGCTGGAGGCGCATCTGGCGAAGGGACATGATTATGTCGCCGGGGAGGCGTTCTCGATCGGCGACATCAACGTATGCTTTCCGGTGGCCGGTATCGCGGGGCAGATCGACATGGCCCCGTTCCCCCACGTCGCCAACTGGATCGCGCGGTGCCAGGGGCGCGACGCCTGGCAACGCGTACAGTCCGCAGATGAGAGCGGCTTGCGCGAAATATAA